One part of the Bacteroidota bacterium genome encodes these proteins:
- the dusB gene encoding tRNA dihydrouridine synthase DusB, whose translation MVKIGDINLGEFPLLLAPMEDVSDPPFRAVCKLNGADLMYTEFISSEGLIRDAAKSVKKLDVFEYERPIGIQLFGSDIDSMREAAIIAEQANPDLIDINYGCPVKAVACKGAGAALLQDVPKMVSMTAEIVKAVKKPVTVKTRLGWDDNTKNIMEVAERLQDIGIKALSIHGRTRKQMYKGPADWTLIGEVKNNPRIKIPIFGNGDVDGPEKAMEMKNRYGVDGVMIGRASIGYPWIFNEIKHFFKTGEKLPAPTIEDRVAICKQHLQKSIEWKGEKLGIIEMRKHYTNYFKGLENIKDYRMILVTTYSLQELHDTLHQIALRYSNSLV comes from the coding sequence ATGGTAAAAATTGGTGACATAAATTTGGGTGAATTTCCTTTGTTGCTTGCTCCCATGGAAGATGTGAGCGATCCTCCATTTAGGGCTGTTTGCAAGCTGAATGGAGCCGATTTAATGTACACCGAATTTATTTCATCCGAAGGTCTTATTCGTGATGCTGCAAAAAGTGTAAAGAAGCTTGATGTGTTTGAATACGAGCGCCCAATAGGCATACAGCTATTTGGAAGTGATATTGATTCCATGCGCGAGGCTGCAATTATTGCAGAACAAGCCAATCCCGATTTAATTGATATTAATTACGGGTGCCCTGTAAAAGCTGTAGCTTGCAAAGGAGCAGGAGCAGCGCTTTTGCAAGATGTACCTAAAATGGTTTCTATGACTGCGGAAATTGTTAAAGCTGTGAAAAAGCCGGTTACTGTTAAAACACGCTTAGGGTGGGACGATAACACAAAGAATATTATGGAAGTGGCTGAAAGGCTTCAGGATATAGGTATTAAAGCATTGAGCATTCACGGTCGTACCCGCAAACAAATGTATAAAGGGCCTGCGGACTGGACTTTGATTGGGGAGGTGAAAAATAATCCACGAATAAAAATTCCCATTTTTGGAAATGGAGATGTGGATGGTCCCGAAAAAGCAATGGAAATGAAGAATAGATATGGCGTAGATGGTGTAATGATTGGTCGTGCCAGTATTGGTTATCCATGGATATTTAATGAAATAAAACATTTTTTTAAAACGGGCGAAAAGCTTCCTGCACCTACCATTGAAGATAGAGTAGCTATTTGTAAACAACACCTCCAAAAATCAATTGAATGGAAAGGAGAGAAGCTTGGCATTATTGAAATGCGTAAGCACTATACCAATTATTTTAAAGGATTGGAGAATATAAAGGATTATAGAATGATATTGGTTACAACTTATTCGCTGCAAGAGTTGCACGATACATTACATCAAATTGCTCTACGCTACAGTAATAGTTTGGTATAA
- a CDS encoding T9SS type A sorting domain-containing protein: protein MARLNKTTGVYQWVKQVQDLKMRRDEFLKLTHDKFFNPVLSGNCDSGFTWQSIVIPDTIYTQANFLLSTDPNGTPLWGMLVEGNYYEGNQHVTSNRYNELVVAGRYFSDSIFIAGRKLNVNGSMYIAQTGVVSSVYEGLQRLNEMVVYPNPTSDKRIMISSPEFTSVASCTVDVYDMMGRIIHAAKYTVDNKTIVVDFKEKLQPGMYHLLVKQGSFIAAQKLVVN, encoded by the coding sequence TTGGCTAGGCTTAACAAAACAACCGGAGTTTACCAGTGGGTAAAGCAAGTGCAAGATTTAAAAATGCGAAGAGACGAGTTTTTAAAATTAACGCACGATAAATTTTTTAACCCTGTGTTATCCGGCAATTGCGATTCGGGATTTACGTGGCAATCGATAGTTATTCCCGATACTATTTATACTCAAGCCAATTTTTTACTTTCAACCGACCCCAACGGAACACCGCTTTGGGGAATGCTTGTAGAGGGTAATTACTATGAGGGTAACCAACACGTTACATCAAATAGATATAATGAATTGGTGGTAGCGGGCAGATATTTTAGTGATAGTATTTTTATTGCCGGAAGAAAACTAAATGTAAATGGAAGTATGTATATAGCTCAAACCGGAGTTGTTTCATCGGTATATGAAGGTTTGCAAAGGTTGAATGAGATGGTTGTGTATCCGAATCCTACTAGCGATAAAAGAATAATGATATCTTCTCCTGAATTTACTTCAGTAGCATCCTGTACTGTTGATGTGTATGATATGATGGGGCGTATAATTCATGCTGCGAAATATACTGTTGACAATAAAACTATTGTTGTTGATTTTAAAGAAAAACTACAACCCGGTATGTATCATCTACTTGTTAAACAAGGCTCTTTCATTGCTGCGCAGAAGCTTGTGGTAAATTAA
- the accC gene encoding acetyl-CoA carboxylase biotin carboxylase subunit, which produces MFKKILVANRGEIALRIIRTCREMGIQTVAVYSTADKDSLHVKFADEAVCIGPPPSKDSYLNIPNIISAAEITNADAIHPGYGFLSENSKFSKICQEHKIKFIGATPEQIDAMGDKSSAKDTMKKAGVPCIPGSEGLLEDVADAKKTAKKIGYPVIIKATAGGGGRGMRIIWGEDELEKNFESATQEAAAAFGNGALYMEKYIEEPRHIEIQIAGDQYGKVCHLSERDCSIQRRHQKLAEETPSPFMTQELREKMGEAAIKAASAVNYEGVGTIEFLVDKHRNFYFMEMNTRIQVEHPITEEVIDYDLIREQILIASGVPISGKNYYPQLHAIECRINAEDPFNGFRPSPGKITVLHTPGGHGVRVDSHIYAGYVIPPNYDSMVAKLITMAQTREEAISKMHRALSEYVIEGVKTTIPFHLRLMKDKNFIEGKYTTKFLEDFDLTA; this is translated from the coding sequence ATGTTTAAAAAAATATTAGTTGCCAATCGCGGAGAGATTGCGTTGAGGATTATTAGAACCTGCCGTGAAATGGGCATCCAAACGGTAGCTGTTTATTCCACAGCTGACAAAGATTCTTTGCATGTAAAGTTTGCCGATGAAGCGGTTTGTATTGGACCTCCACCGAGCAAAGATTCGTATTTAAACATTCCTAATATTATATCGGCTGCAGAAATTACCAATGCCGATGCTATACATCCCGGCTATGGGTTTCTATCGGAGAACTCTAAGTTTTCTAAGATTTGTCAAGAACATAAAATAAAATTTATTGGAGCTACACCAGAGCAAATTGATGCAATGGGAGACAAATCGTCTGCAAAAGACACCATGAAAAAAGCAGGTGTTCCTTGCATACCTGGATCAGAGGGACTTTTGGAGGATGTAGCAGACGCTAAAAAGACCGCAAAAAAAATTGGATACCCTGTAATCATAAAAGCTACGGCAGGTGGGGGAGGCAGAGGGATGCGTATAATTTGGGGTGAAGATGAATTAGAAAAAAACTTTGAATCGGCTACACAAGAAGCTGCTGCTGCATTTGGCAACGGAGCTTTGTACATGGAAAAATACATTGAAGAGCCTCGACATATAGAAATCCAAATAGCTGGCGATCAATATGGAAAGGTTTGTCATTTATCGGAAAGAGATTGCTCTATACAAAGACGTCATCAAAAATTAGCTGAGGAAACTCCCTCGCCTTTTATGACGCAAGAGTTGCGAGAAAAAATGGGAGAAGCTGCCATAAAAGCCGCATCCGCAGTAAATTACGAAGGTGTAGGCACTATAGAGTTTTTGGTGGATAAACACCGTAATTTCTATTTTATGGAAATGAATACTCGTATTCAAGTGGAACATCCAATTACAGAAGAGGTAATTGATTACGACTTGATTCGTGAACAAATACTAATTGCATCGGGCGTTCCTATCTCGGGAAAAAATTATTATCCGCAATTGCATGCTATTGAATGTCGCATAAATGCAGAAGATCCATTTAATGGATTCAGGCCATCACCGGGGAAAATTACTGTATTACACACCCCTGGCGGACATGGAGTACGCGTAGATTCGCATATTTACGCTGGCTATGTTATTCCGCCAAATTACGATTCGATGGTTGCTAAGCTGATTACGATGGCTCAAACACGCGAAGAAGCTATTTCTAAAATGCATCGTGCATTAAGTGAATATGTAATTGAAGGTGTTAAAACTACCATTCCGTTTCACTTGCGCTTGATGAAAGACAAAAACTTTATTGAAGGGAAATACACTACTAAGTTTTTAGAAGATTTTGATTTAACGGCCTAG
- a CDS encoding transcriptional regulator → MAVVRNIKYILSLSLIGFYFLNVAAQPEIELLLKNATTQKDTALINTLNLLASKLKKNNSKQAQLYANNALTQSQKLNYLFGVAQASKTLGNIYSTQGDYNKSLDYSTRSMSIFKQLNEELEIANTHIVIGLTYWRKGDFATSEDNFNAAEKIYTVLNDSDGVAKAWVNIGILNSERGLLNRALEYYLKALRYVETSNTPSLSATIIKNIAIIYSEQENHKTALKYHNQAMHLLLPLNDTNAIANSCFNMGVCYYELEMFDSALVFHRRALESFQAVSNKQGVCESYNSVGTIYHSKNVFDSALIYFNKALELGNGYGYKRAQMLANYNIGSTYNELKEYRKSISFFENGLLLASQMGMQQYIALSNFGLHAAYVGLNDYSKGLAYYKLYAEINDSLFNKESSDKLLSLQVEFETEQKQSQIELLNNELRIKESNIRLVYLAGISIAVFLILVILLIVTRNRKNKQLLQAQVAKANQELEFNKQALIDYAHSLVENQKRVVELTDELKIIGNIKSTDIEKLEKITELTSSKIITEDDWTKFKQLFEKVHGGFFHVYKTKYPDITNAEIRLAALIKLNLNSKEIATMLGISADSVKKTRQRLRKRMNLDIQEELENVILNS, encoded by the coding sequence ATGGCTGTTGTTAGAAACATAAAATATATTTTGAGCCTTTCTCTTATCGGATTTTATTTTCTGAATGTAGCAGCACAGCCCGAAATCGAATTGCTTCTTAAAAATGCAACAACACAAAAAGATACCGCTTTAATAAATACGCTTAATTTATTGGCGTCTAAGCTAAAAAAAAATAATTCAAAACAAGCTCAGTTATATGCTAACAATGCACTAACCCAAAGCCAAAAACTAAACTATTTATTTGGAGTTGCACAGGCTAGTAAAACTCTAGGGAATATATATTCTACCCAGGGGGACTATAATAAGTCATTAGATTACTCTACTCGAAGTATGAGTATATTTAAACAACTTAATGAAGAGTTAGAGATTGCTAACACGCATATTGTTATAGGATTAACTTATTGGCGTAAGGGAGATTTTGCTACCTCAGAAGATAATTTTAATGCTGCAGAAAAAATCTACACAGTACTCAATGATTCTGATGGCGTTGCAAAAGCGTGGGTGAATATTGGCATATTGAATTCTGAACGAGGTCTTCTAAACAGAGCGTTAGAGTATTATCTAAAAGCCTTAAGATATGTTGAAACTAGTAATACCCCTTCATTATCAGCTACAATTATAAAGAATATTGCCATTATATATTCTGAGCAAGAAAATCATAAAACCGCTTTAAAGTACCATAACCAAGCAATGCATTTACTTTTGCCGTTAAATGATACCAACGCAATTGCAAATTCATGCTTTAACATGGGCGTTTGTTATTATGAATTAGAAATGTTTGATAGCGCACTCGTATTTCACCGAAGAGCATTGGAGTCTTTTCAAGCAGTATCCAATAAACAAGGTGTATGTGAGTCATATAATAGTGTTGGTACGATTTACCACAGCAAGAATGTGTTTGATAGCGCACTCATCTATTTTAATAAAGCGCTAGAATTAGGAAATGGATATGGGTACAAAAGAGCACAAATGCTGGCCAATTATAATATTGGGTCTACTTACAATGAATTAAAAGAATATAGAAAATCCATCTCGTTTTTCGAAAATGGACTCTTGTTGGCTTCTCAAATGGGGATGCAGCAATATATTGCATTATCTAATTTTGGTCTACATGCAGCATATGTAGGACTTAATGATTACTCAAAGGGATTAGCGTATTATAAATTATATGCAGAAATAAATGATTCGCTATTTAATAAAGAGAGCTCCGACAAACTTCTTTCACTGCAAGTTGAGTTTGAAACCGAGCAAAAACAGTCGCAAATAGAGTTGCTGAATAATGAGCTGAGAATTAAAGAATCTAATATTAGATTGGTTTATTTAGCAGGGATTTCAATTGCTGTTTTTTTGATTTTAGTCATATTGCTTATTGTAACTCGCAATAGAAAAAACAAGCAGTTGTTGCAAGCTCAAGTTGCAAAAGCAAATCAAGAACTTGAATTTAATAAACAGGCTCTTATTGATTATGCGCATAGTTTAGTTGAAAATCAGAAAAGGGTAGTGGAGCTTACCGATGAATTGAAAATAATTGGTAACATTAAATCTACCGATATTGAAAAGCTAGAGAAAATAACAGAGCTTACTTCGTCCAAAATTATTACCGAAGATGATTGGACAAAGTTTAAACAATTATTCGAGAAAGTACACGGTGGTTTTTTTCATGTATATAAAACAAAATACCCCGATATTACTAATGCCGAAATCAGGTTGGCGGCTCTCATAAAACTCAATCTTAATTCCAAAGAAATTGCCACTATGTTAGGTATTTCTGCGGATAGTGTTAAAAAAACTCGACAGCGGTTGCGTAAGCGAATGAATTTAGACATTCAAGAGGAATTGGAGAATGTGATTTTAAATAGCTAG
- a CDS encoding T9SS type A sorting domain-containing protein: MKLINLSVLLFFITLRISLSAPVNDLCSNATTLTVGTTLSSQTTFSATTTDPACTGTVTADVWYKFTATDSVMNISVTATSSWYSPAIGLYSACGGSLIACGSASSTSLIHQVNNLSIGTIYYIKVYERSGNGMGFNIRVFASPTNNYCSNAITLLPGTPISYSTAAGSTNGANSSMVACTGTVTADVWYKFTATDSVMNISIVSISSWDSPAMGLYTACGGSLIVCSSASSTSLIKQVNNLSIGATYYLRVYEKAGEVMDFNIGVFSSPTNNYCSTATTLTVSTTLLNQTIFGSNSSDPACIGINNADVWYKFIATDSVMNVSADFSIAIGSSTDLPNVSIYSSCGGSMIGCSGATSGPIATLTQNNLIIGNTYYVRVYERSGEKNGNFKMRVFPSPTNNYCSTATTLTVNATLSNQTIFGSNSSDPACIGINNADVWYKFIATDSVMNVSADFSIAIGSSTDLPNVSIYSSCGGSMIGCSGATSGPIATLTQNNLIIGNTYYVRVYERSGRINGNFKMKVFPSPTNNYCDNAVNLIVGSPSSTNWVVGDTYGANILNGTCNGSGMADIWYSFTATDTFMYVAMSSASSSNIGLELHNSCSSTSAIKCASSTGTSCTLNSGGLTIGATYFVRAYQTQGGWISFNIRAYGTISNDNCAGAINIPIGISNSTNWLTYSTFASTQSLAACTGTADDDVWFKFTATDTMVNIDVVGVNSLFRPVIQVFNLCGGTSIQCNSNTTASTIVTTLHNLAIGQTYYFRVYTYGNASAHTSFKIKLYNQVPTVQNITGSTQICSSQSSGIIYSASVTSGNTYNWVITGGVIVSGQTTSTITVNWTNVGTNTLTLTECNTNGCGAPYSILVTVAATPTVSINLLAIDTVCLNNSSIALSGGLPLGGIYSGAGITGSQFNPSTAGIGTHTVTYSFTNSSGCSNTAMGTILVSACLGVDAVDENRVVLIYPNPTSGVFYLETEIDFDKLEIYNAFGQQVLFEKAQMGREINLSNLNDGVYTLVAESKSERITQKVILNK; the protein is encoded by the coding sequence ATGAAACTAATTAATCTATCTGTTTTACTTTTTTTTATAACCCTAAGAATATCTTTGTCTGCACCTGTCAATGATTTGTGCTCCAATGCTACAACTCTTACAGTAGGTACAACGTTATCGAGTCAAACCACTTTTAGTGCAACAACAACCGACCCCGCCTGCACAGGAACGGTAACTGCTGATGTATGGTATAAATTCACAGCTACCGATTCGGTAATGAATATAAGTGTAACAGCAACCTCTTCTTGGTATTCTCCGGCAATAGGCTTATACAGTGCCTGTGGAGGAAGTTTAATAGCTTGCGGTTCGGCATCTTCAACAAGTTTAATTCATCAAGTAAACAATCTTTCAATAGGTACAATTTATTATATAAAAGTATATGAAAGAAGTGGAAATGGGATGGGTTTTAATATTCGTGTTTTTGCCAGTCCAACCAATAATTATTGTAGTAATGCAATTACCTTGCTGCCTGGCACCCCCATCTCATATAGCACTGCTGCTGGAAGTACAAATGGCGCAAACTCTTCTATGGTAGCCTGCACAGGAACAGTAACAGCCGATGTATGGTATAAATTTACCGCTACTGATTCGGTTATGAACATAAGCATTGTCTCAATTTCTTCTTGGGATTCTCCCGCAATGGGTTTATACACTGCTTGTGGAGGAAGTCTAATTGTTTGTAGTTCGGCATCTTCAACAAGTTTAATTAAGCAAGTAAACAATCTTTCAATTGGCGCTACTTATTATTTAAGGGTCTACGAGAAGGCTGGAGAGGTAATGGATTTTAATATTGGTGTTTTTTCTAGCCCTACTAATAATTACTGCTCAACAGCAACAACGTTGACAGTAAGTACAACACTGTTGAATCAAACAATTTTTGGCTCCAACTCATCCGACCCTGCATGTATTGGAATTAATAATGCTGACGTGTGGTATAAGTTTATTGCTACAGATTCTGTAATGAATGTGTCTGCAGACTTTAGTATTGCTATAGGAAGCAGTACCGACTTGCCGAATGTTTCTATTTATAGTTCTTGTGGGGGAAGTATGATAGGTTGTTCAGGAGCAACATCTGGTCCTATTGCTACTCTAACCCAAAACAACCTTATTATTGGGAATACATACTATGTAAGGGTGTATGAACGATCAGGTGAGAAAAATGGAAATTTTAAAATGAGAGTTTTTCCCAGCCCTACTAACAATTACTGTTCAACAGCAACAACTTTAACAGTTAATGCAACACTATCAAATCAAACAATTTTTGGCTCCAATTCATCCGACCCTGCATGTATTGGAATTAATAATGCTGACGTATGGTATAAGTTTATTGCTACAGATTCTGTAATGAATGTATCAGCAGATTTTAGTATTGCTATAGGAAGCAGTACCGACTTGCCGAATGTTTCTATTTATAGTTCTTGTGGGGGAAGTATGATAGGTTGTTCAGGAGCAACATCTGGTCCTATCGCTACTCTAACCCAAAACAACCTTATTATTGGTAATACCTACTATGTAAGGGTGTACGAACGATCGGGTCGGATAAATGGAAATTTTAAAATGAAGGTTTTCCCTAGTCCAACCAATAATTATTGCGACAATGCTGTAAATCTAATTGTTGGTTCTCCCTCCTCTACTAACTGGGTTGTAGGCGATACCTATGGAGCTAATATACTTAATGGAACTTGTAACGGTTCCGGCATGGCAGATATTTGGTACTCGTTTACTGCCACCGATACTTTTATGTATGTGGCAATGTCTAGTGCCTCTAGCTCCAATATAGGATTGGAGCTACATAATAGTTGTAGCTCTACAAGTGCTATTAAATGTGCGAGCTCAACAGGAACATCTTGTACATTAAACAGTGGAGGACTTACCATAGGCGCGACCTATTTTGTTAGAGCGTATCAAACACAAGGTGGTTGGATTAGTTTTAATATTAGAGCATATGGCACTATTTCAAATGACAATTGTGCAGGAGCCATTAATATACCAATAGGCATCTCAAACAGCACAAATTGGTTAACATATAGCACCTTTGCTTCTACGCAGTCGTTGGCGGCCTGCACAGGAACAGCAGACGATGATGTTTGGTTTAAATTTACCGCCACAGATACTATGGTAAATATTGATGTTGTTGGTGTTAACTCTCTATTCCGACCCGTAATACAAGTATTTAATTTATGCGGTGGAACATCTATTCAATGCAATAGTAATACTACTGCGTCTACTATAGTAACAACCTTACACAACCTTGCTATTGGTCAAACATATTATTTTAGGGTTTACACTTATGGCAATGCTAGTGCACATACTAGTTTTAAAATCAAGTTGTACAATCAGGTTCCTACTGTACAAAATATAACTGGGTCTACTCAAATTTGTTCGTCTCAATCTAGTGGAATTATATACTCTGCATCTGTAACATCCGGCAACACCTATAATTGGGTTATTACAGGAGGAGTAATTGTGTCTGGACAAACTACATCTACCATAACAGTTAATTGGACCAACGTTGGAACAAATACACTTACGCTAACGGAGTGTAATACTAACGGATGCGGAGCCCCTTATTCAATTTTGGTTACTGTTGCTGCAACACCAACCGTTAGTATTAATTTGTTAGCAATTGATACAGTATGTTTAAACAACAGCAGCATAGCTCTTTCTGGAGGGCTTCCTTTGGGTGGAATTTATTCTGGTGCCGGAATTACAGGCAGTCAGTTTAATCCAAGTACTGCTGGCATTGGAACCCATACTGTTACCTATTCATTTACCAATAGTAGCGGATGTAGCAATACTGCTATGGGAACCATACTGGTATCTGCTTGTTTGGGTGTTGATGCAGTTGATGAAAATAGAGTTGTTTTAATATACCCTAATCCTACAAGTGGAGTTTTTTATTTAGAAACGGAAATAGATTTCGATAAACTAGAAATTTATAATGCCTTTGGACAGCAGGTTTTATTTGAAAAGGCTCAGATGGGTAGAGAAATTAATCTTTCTAATTTAAATGATGGTGTATATACACTAGTTGCTGAAAGTAAATCAGAGCGTATAACCCAAAAGGTAATCTTAAACAAGTAA